Below is a genomic region from Spirosoma radiotolerans.
CCTGTGTTTTGAAACCGATAGCCGATATGACCAGTACTGGATTCGCGCCCCGAACGTTGATGGCGTAGTTGCCTTCAGCGTCACTTGATGTACCCGTTTGAGTACCCTTTAAAACAACGTTAGCGCCTGGAACAGGGCCATCAACGCCGGTAATTTTACCCGTCAGGCGACGGTCCTGGGCAGAAGCGGTGAGGCTCCACAGTAATAGGACTGTACCCAGAAAAGCGGTCTGCAGAAATCTGTAGAGCGGTGCTTTCATGAAGATTAGGTTGGTTTTATATTGAGTTAAACGCATCAATATTATGCTGATTAAATTATATTTCAAAGTGAAATCGTAATAAATATGTCATATGGACATTATTAAAAGCTTATTAATTATACGTATTGTTATATTTAAAATAAATCAAAAAGCTGATTATCAGACATTTAGGCTATTTTTTGGAGCCTAAAAATTCAATAAATTATATTTTTTGTTAGATAGAGTTAAGTTTAATTTGCACTTGCTTGAAAAAATGGCCTGGCCACTTTAGATATAGGTTTGTTACATTATGCACACGAATTATTACTTTATAAAGCAGCTCGTTCCAGCACTTCAATTGCAGTTATTGAGTACTTCTACCCCAGTTGCTTCAGATAAATCTGTGCATGGGCTTGGGCTCCGGTTTATGGAGTGCTTCAGCCAGGATCGGGACGAGGTTGTTTTGGTGTTTGCCCAAGCTAAAGGAAAAGCCAATTATTATAGACCATTCTACATTAAAGCGACGCTACGGCCCGATTTCTCAGGTTTGTTTTTTCCCGATACCGTTCAGCGTGCCCGTACAAACAGTGTCGATCTATTTAACTCGGTGGTTAGTGAACCGGGTAAGGAACGGGCTGTACTGGGCGTGCGATCCTTTCTGAATGAACGTTGTCTGGCTATTCTACTGGAGGACGATTTTACGCTGGTCTTTAAATTCTTTGGCAATCGGCCTAACTTACTAGCCTTTCAGGGCAATAAGGTGATCGATTTATTCAATCGGCAGTTAGCAACCGACGAAGACCTTCGACTTGATGCCTTTGATCGCCCTATTGACCAATCGTATACTGCCTTTGAACAAGCGCACTTCGACCATCGAAAACTGTTTCCGACGTTCGGTAAAGTCGTTAACAAATGGATTGATCATAGAGCCAGGCAGGTAGGCATTGAATTGGGAAGTAGAGAGTCCTGGTCAATTATTCAGGATGCTGTACGGCAATTAGAACAGCCGCATTATTACCTGATTCGACTGGATCACAAGCCAACGTTGAGCCTGCTTCCCTTTGACGCCCAAGCTGATGACCCTCCTCCGCGGGAATACAATGACCCTATAGAAGCTGCCAACCGGTTCTTCGTTGCTCTGAACGGATTGACGACATTTGAGCTTGAGAAAGCTAATCTGTTTAGGTTGATTGAAAAGCGTCGCAAGCGGGCTGAAGCTCAAATCGACATATCCCTGCAGCGGCTGATGCTGAAGGAGGAGGGCGCTAGCCATGAAGAAATTGGCCATATTTTAATGGCCAATTTACATGATATATCTTCTACTCCAAGTGTGAAATCGCCTGAACGGTTAACCCTATACGATTTCTACCGCGACCGACCAATTGACATCAAGCTTAAACCAGATTTGAGTCCGCAGAAGAACGCAGAGAATTATTACCGAAAGGCTAAAAACGAAAAAATAGAAGAGCAACACCTGCATGATCAGATAGCCGCTCGTGAAGCAGAATTAATTCGTATCGAGCAGCAGAAAGCCGATTTGGCTACAATACAGAGTTTAAAAGAACTCCGTAAATACGTCAAGCAGCATAATCTGCTGAGTGAGGGTATTTTAGCCAGTACGGGTGAAGTGGCGGCTTTATTTAAGGAAGTGACGTACGAAGGGTTTCGCATTCTGATTGGTCGAAACGCGAAAAATAACGATTTGCTTACGCAGCGATATACCTATAAGGATGACCTGTGGCTACACGCCCGCGATGTTACAGGTTCGCATGTGGTTGTAAAATATAAAGCAGGTAAAACGTTTCCCAGAAGCGTTATTGAGCGCGCTGCTGAGCTAGCGGCCTGGTATTCCAGACGTCGAACCGATAGTTTATGCCCGGTCATTGTGACACCTAAGAAATATGTTCGCAAGCCTAAAGGGTTGGCGGAAGGGCAGGTGCTGGTCGAAAAGGAAGATGTTGTCCTTGTTGTCCCAAAGGGCGAATGAAAGTAGGTAAGCCATCAGCTAGTTAGGGGCTGGCGCTAGTTACTTTCACGCCAGCCTCTGACTATTGGGTGTTTTATTGATCAACGACAACACTCAATTGAGCTGTCAGGAGTCGATTCATCTCACTCCAGGTATGATCCCAGGAGTTTTCATTCAAAAATGCGTCAATATCCGTCCAGTTGCCGGCTTTGCGGTTGGCCAGTGCCTGTTCGATGGCTGTTTCAAAGGCCTGTGCTGAGTCGGCAATTTGAACGAATTCTTTCGATCCATACATGCGAATGACATCGCGAATGGGCGTTGAGACTACAGGCAAACCTGCCGCTAAGTACTCGGGCGTTTTAGTTGGGCTTATAAACTTCGTCGATTCGTTTAGGGCAAAAGGGAGCATAGCCACGTCCCAATTGCTAAAATAGGCGGGAAGCTCTTTATACGCTTTCATACCCAAATAATGTACGTTTGGCTTGTTTGGTAACAAAGCCCGGTCAATTTTTACAATTGGACCTAATAAAATAAACTGCCATTCCGGGCGACGGTCTGCTAATTCAGTCAACAACTTGTAATCGAATCGTTCGTCGATAACCCCGCTAAACCCAATCCGTGGGTTAGGCAGCGTACGCTGGTCGGCTGGATCGGGCTGTGGCTTCCGGGCAGATGCAAAATGCGCAAAGTCAATACTGCTTGGGAAAGCAAATACGTATGGGTGCCGGTTTCGTTTCGCTTCATACAAGCTGTAGCCACCGGTGAACATAATCTCAGCCTGTTGTATAAGCTGTTTTTCTTTTTCCAGTAGTTGAGCTGGCGCGCCCCAAAAGGCCGATAATTCGTCCATGCAATCATATACCGTAAGCGCTGGTTTCAGATGGTCACTGAAAAGCAAAGCCATGGGTGTATAATACCAGGCAATGAATGAATGAATGCGCTCGCTGGCCATAAACTCATCCAGTAACTGCCGTTGAAGCTGAATAGCTTCTTCAGGCTTGGTTCCGTGAGGCAGGTGAGGAATAAGTACTGTCAGGCGGTCTGTTTGTTGACAGATGCTCATGTGTAGCGTATCGCTCCAAATAGGTTCTTCAATAAACCAGACCTTGTAATTTTTGGCTGCCCGACCAAGTAAGTGTTGGGGACGTTGGTAAACGAAATTCCAGCGTAAATGCGAGAAGCAAATCAGATCGGCAACATCGTTAACCCTGGTATCGAAAGTCGACTTGTGGGTGTAGGTAGGTATGGTAGATGAAACAGAGAGGGCGGCATTATCGCCAAGAGCATGCGTTGAGGGTGGTACTTTCATAACTATAGGAGGGGATTATATAAGTATATCCAGTTCGTCGGTTGACCAGACTACTCATTCTACTTATAAAACCCAAACCACCCGAAAATGTTAGTCCGCAACTCGTTTAATTGAGGAAGCGGACCCGTACCTGGCAGTGCCTTCCTACCAGCTATCTTAATGGCCTGACTTACTCAGTTGGCCGTTGTCGACTTTTTATCTTCATTCAATTCGAACAAATAGCCGTCAAGATCGGAGAAGTAAACCTGAACGATACCATCAAAGCGTACCTGTCGGTGATAGGGTATATTTTTGGTTTTTAGATATTGTTCCGATTTGTTAATGTCGTCAACAAAGAGCGCATAATGGCTACCGTTACGATCATGAACAATTTGTTCCGTCCGACCATCCAGAAGATGAATTTGCTGACCGTTACCGAGGTCAAACCAGGCTCGTGTTGCCTTCAGATTTTCGGGTACCGGTATGGGTTTGAGGCCGATGACATCCCGATAAAAAGCGGCACTTGTGGGCACATCCTTAACATGAATCGAGATGTGGTTATGACGGGTGATACCTAGCTTGTCTTGTCCTGAAACCAGATTCCAAGTCAACAGGCTAACAGTAAGCAACAGAAATAGTACTAATTTTTTCATGCAGAATAAAGGCGTCACCGAACCAAAACTACCCGGCTTTGCAGTCCTGCAGGCGTTTCGATTGTTATCGTGTAGCGCTCGGCAGCCAGCCCTCGCAGGCTGATTGTTCGGGTATATGTACCGGGTCTAAGCGCTGGCTCCTGAACTGTTTGAACACGCTGGCCCAGTTGGTTCACCAGCGAAATGTTGGCCGCTCCCGTGGTCGATAAGGTGAAATCGATCAATACGCTTTCCGTTGTGGGGTTTGGGTAAACACGGAATGTATCCAAGGTTGGATTGTCGACGGCGGTTACGATCGCTGGACCCGTTGTTACGGATGTAGGCAAGGTGACTGATTCGACGGTTTTGAGAATCCAATTGTTAGGATCGATTACGAGTCCTGAAATAGTGCCCCGAACAGGCAATGTAAACGTTTGATCGGCACGGTCGTTCAGTACCGTCACGGTTGTGTCGCCAGCTGCCGATTGTACCTTCATCTGAATGGGCATTGTAAATGAGCTCGGATTGGTGGCTGTCGTGTTGCGTTGTTCAAGTCGTACGGTTATAGTGTTAGCTGTGCTTCCCGAGCTAACCGTCGCCTTATAGGTTGGGTATCCTTCACCGTAAATCCATTCCTTGAAGAAGTAATCCAGAGAACGATTGGATACTTGCTGCGCCACAGCCTGGAAGTCCTCAGTCACGGCTGTATTGTAGGCCAGCGTTGGCGTAGCCACGTAAGTACGCAAAGTCTGGAAAAACAAGTCATCGCCCACAATACCCCGTAGCATGTGCAAAACGGCTGCTCCCTTGGCGTAGGTGCGGGCACTGTTGAAAATATTATTGGTGCTACTGATGTCCTGAACATAAATTGAGCCACGGGCCGTTCGGGCACTACTCATGAAGTTATTCATCGTCGACAAATAACCCGCTTGCCCACTAACCGACTCTGCATAGATGGCTTCGCCATAGGAAGCAAAGCCCTCGTTCAGCCAGATATTCTGCCAGTCCCGACAGGTAATTTTGTCGCCAAACCACTGGTGGGTCAGTTCATGTGCAATTACACTGGGTGTCAATGAGCTAATTCCCATGGATGTGATCGTTTGGTGCTCCATCCCGCCGTTATTTCTGGCAAACTGCGCATGCCCATATTTCTCCCGCAAAAATGGATAAGGACCGAACCGATTGCTGAATAGCTGAAGCATGCTTGGGGTTAGGTCGAGACTACTCTTAACCTGAGCCAGGTTTTCCGGGTAAATGTAGTGGGTAACCGGCATCGTCTGATTTCCAGACGTAAACGGCGTATCATATTGCGTGTAATTCGATACGGCTATTGAAATCAGGTACTGGGCAATTGGGTAGCTATTGCGCCACAAGTACGTTCGGGTACCATCGGTATTGGTGGTCGTGCTGATCAGCTTCCCGTTCGAAACCGAGACTAACTGAGCGGGAGCTGTAATGCGAACGGAGGAGGAATCCGCCTTGTCGGCAGGAGTGTCCCGGCAAGGAAACCAGTCCGATGCACCATAGGGCTCACTCAGGCTCCAGATGACTGGATCAGTCGTCGTTTCATGTTTATCAAACAGGAAGCTGCCATTGGCGGTGCCATTTGGTACACCCTGATAAAAAACGGTTAGCGTTAGGGCCTGTCCATTCGCCAGAGGTTGAGGGGGCGTAATGGTTAGTTTGTTCTGCGCATGCTGAAACGATAACGGCTGACTGCCCGCTTTCACGGAATCAACCCGCAGGCCCAAGCCAGTTGTTGTGGTTGTTGAATTCAGATCCAGAAAAAAACTGCTGACATTAGCTGCTGTACTTTTCAGCGTGATGGTCGTGGCTCCGATTAATTTGGCGGGCGTAGTGGTCAGTCGGAGATCAAGTCCGTAATAGGTGACATCAATGGTTGCATCGCCGGGGTAGGCTAATCGTGCTTTGGGATTAGCAGCTAGCTGCCCAAAGTAACGCACCTTGCCCATCTGGCAGAATTGTCCGCCATCAACAATAGGCTGAGCGGTGGCAAACAGGGGAAATAGAAACAGAAGTACGTAACCAATGCGCATATCCGATGAGTTTTCCTATCAACCTTTAGAGCAGGCATTAAGTTAGCGTAATGTTAGTTTTCGCCTGACTGACCAGAATTCAACCGTTTGTTTTCCTTCGCTCGCGCTTCTGCCTGGGCTTTGGTCTCTTCGAGCTTCTGTTGTTCGGCCTCAGGTAATTGGAGCTGCCAGCCCATTGAACTAGCCAATTGATACATCATATATTGAATCTGGTTAGTAGCGATTTTGGGCAGGTCACTTTGCATAGCCCGCTCATTCATAGCTTGTTTGGCTTCATCCAGGATCTGGGTGTAATCGTCCCCACTAAAATGATTCAGAATCCCAGCCTGAATATCGTAGAAGGTATAATCTGTATCAATAGACAGGACTTCAGGTTCTGGAAACGATTCGATGATGAGCTTTTTATCGCCGTTTTCCATCGCCCTGAATCGAACTTTGGCAAAGTCAAAGCCCACCAGCACTTTTGCTTTCGCAATGACCATCGCCTTTTTTGGGTCATTCAATACGTATAAGATTTTCTTCTGATCCTGATAGTTGTAGATCTCTGAAAAGTACCCTTCCGCCATTACCACTTTAAATACTTTCTCAATACGCTCCAATAGCAGGACCGAGTCCCGACGGACATTGGTGATCCCTGTTCGTTTCCGCACGGAGCTAGCCAGAGCCGCCCCTCCGCCTGCGCCAACGAGTAAAAGTAAAAGGGTGGTTAAGAAATCCATTTCATTCAGGAACTGGTTAAGTCAGTGAAGTCGAGTTTAAGAACTCGACTTCATCACTGCGAGAGTTGCCCCAACAAATAATACCCAAAGGGTAGGTAAGAAATTTATTCAATCAGCCGATATAAAGCATGCGGGTTAAACAGATAGAACGAATCAAAACAGATTTTTACCAATTGCCAATCCGTTTTAATTCGTTCTATCTGTTTAACCCGCATGCTTTTTCTACTATTTATTTCGCGTAAGCGACTGCCCGCATTTCCCGAATGACTGTCACTTTGATCTGGCCGGGGTACTGCATTTCTTTTTCTATTTTTTGCGAAATTTCATACGATAAAACACCCGCCCGTTCATCCGATACGTGGTCGGCGTCGACCATGATCCGCAGCTCACGGCCTGCCTGAATGGCGTAACACTTGGTCACTCCAGGGAAGTTACCTGCCAGTTCTTCCAACTCTTTGAGCCGTTTAATGTACGACTCCATCATTTCGCGACGAGCACCCGGCCGGGAACCCGATACCGCATCGCATACCTGAACGATGGGCGAGATCATGCTCGTCATCTCGATTTCGTCGTGGTGAGCACCAATGGCGTTGATGACTTCGGGATTCTCTTTGTATTTTTTCGCCAGTTCCATGCCCAGAATGGCGTGGGGAAGCTCGGCTTCTTCGGGCCAGACCTTACCAATGTCGTGGAGTAACCCGGCCCGTTTGGCCAGCTTGGCATTTAACCCCAACTCAGCAGCCATGGTTGCGCAAAGCTTAGCCACTTCGCGGGAGTGTTGCAGGAGGTTCTGGCCGTAACTGGAGCGGAAGCGCATCCGGCCAACCATCTTGATCAGTTCGGGGTGGAGACCATGAATACCCAGATCAATAACCGTACGCTCGCCAATTTCAACGATTTCGTCTTCGATGTTTTTGCGGGTTTTGGCAACAATCTCCTCAATACGGGCGGGGTGAATGCGCCCATCCTGAACCAGACGGTGTAGCGATAAACGGGCAATTTCCCGACGAACCGGGTCGAAGCCTGAGATAATGATCGCTTCTGGAGTATCATCAACAATGATTTCGACACCTGTGGCGGCTTCGAGCGCCCGAATATTTCGGCCTTCCCGGCCAATTACTTTGCCTTTCACATCATCGGATTCGATGTTGAAAACCGATACGCAGTTCTCGATGGCGTGTTCGGTAGCCGTCCGCTGAATGGTTTCAATAACCACCTTTTTGGCTTCTTTAGTAGCGGTTAATTTGGCTTCTTCAACAATATTTTTGATGTAGGAAGACGCCCGCGTTTCGGCTTCAGCCTTGAGGTTTTCAACGAGTTGCTCACGAGCCTGATCGGCAGAAAGGCCCGCAATTTTTTCGAGTTGGGCGACCTGATCGGCCAGCATCCGATCCGCTTCCTGCTGACGTCTGTCCACATCTTCCCGGCGCTTGTTGAGGGCGTCGATCTGCTGTGCCAGGCTATTTTTCTGTTGCCCAAGTTCATTACGCTGCTGATTCAACTCGTTTTCGCGGTTCCGTTGCTGATCGGCCTGTTGGGCTAGTTGTTGTTCGCGCTGCTTGAGCTTCGTTTCGTTCTGAAGGAGTAGATTTCGTTTCTGATTCGTCGTTTCTTCAAATTCGGTTTTCAGTTTCAGATACTTCTCTTTTGCCTCTAATATTCGATCTTTTTTAATTGTTTCAGCTTGTAATTCAGCGTTTTTTAAGATAGTAGCTGCTCTGTCTTCTGCTTCTTTCTCCTGCTTTGCGTGAACGCCCGCCATGGTTTGACGGCCAATTAATATGCCAATACCACCCCCAACAAGGGCGGCAAGAATCGTTAACCAAACTGGAATGTCCATCGGACTATATCGTTAAGGTTGAAAAAATAAACCATCAACCTGCTGCAATACGAGTGCTCTGAACGTCAACTCTGAGTATTTTGAGGGTGGAAGCCCGCCGTTTTTTATGTCGAAATGACCGGCGTGACGACCTGATCTAATTGAGTTATTTTGTCAAACACCATCTGTTGTAATCGTTGCATCTGTCGTTCTCCTCTGAGCTTGGTAACCAGGCAGTCGAAAGCGATCATTGCCAGGGCTTCCTGTGTATCAGACAGACCTCTTTCCCGATACTGCTTCAGTTCATCCTGAATCAATTTGGCGGCTTCGCGCACAATAGCCTCTGATTCCGGCTCTACAGCTAGTTTGTAGAATCGGTCGGCAATTTTTACGCGAATTGGCAATTCTTCCATCGCTGCAGTCGGCTCAGATGGGGCTAGGCCCCGGAGCCAATTTGGGTTTATGACAAACTACTCAAGTGAGCAATGCACCGTTCCAATTCCCGGATATACTCGTCGAGTTGTTGTTTTAATTCAGCATTCGTATCTGTCTCAGACAGATTGTCTTTTACAATTATACCAACATCTTTCGACTTTGGTGTATTTTTTTCTGGAATAACTGGTTTTTTCCGTAGTTGTCTTACTAATTCCTGCTCTTTTCGCAAGCTTTCCTGCAAGGCCGAATTTTCCAGTTCCAGTTGTTCAACCTGCTTCTGCGTATCAGTATATGCTCTCGTCAGCAGCTTGAGTTTATGCTCAAACCGCTCAACAAGGGCAATAATTTGATGTTCGCTTACCACAGTTTTAACAAATTGTTGAGTGATAGATTGCCTGAATGATTGAATAATGTTTGCAATAATTATTCAATCATTCAGGCAATCTATCACTTAATCATTTTCTAATTACCGCGCCCAACTCCTGCTCGAAAGCGGCCATGAGCCGTTGCATTGTCTTATCGATGGTTACATCGGTGAGGGTCTGAGCCGTATCCTGCAACATGAAGTTGACCGAATAGGCTTTCTTTCCTTCACCAAGGTTTTCACCTTCATACACATCGAACACATTTATCGTGCGTAATAATTTCCGTTCCGTTTGGCGGGCCAGTCGGCTGATCTGTTCGAATGAAATCGCCTTGTCAATGACGAGCGACAGGTCACGCCGAACTTCAGGAAACCTGGATACTTCTTCGTAACGAATTTTGCCGGAAGCCAGCTTCAGCAAAGCCTGCCAGTCGAAATCTGCATAGAATACAGGTTGCTTCAGGTCTACCAGTTTTGTCAGTTTGGCATTAACTAACCCCAGGCTGACCAATGGTTTTTTATTGACAACATAGGTTAGACCATATTGAAAAAGTGTTGTATCGGCTGGCTGCGTTTCGAACGATTTGATCCTGAACAAGTTCAGAACCCGTTGTACGGCCGTTGCCAGGTCATGATAAGCTACAGGCTGGCCTTTCTGAAGCCAGCTTTCCGGGTTTTGATTCCCAATCATGGCCAGGCTTAATCGCATCCGCTCAACGTACTTGGGAGATCCATCCTCAAGTTTTACTTTATGATAAACCTTGCCGAACTCAAACGTTTTCAAGTCTTTCTGCCGCCGGTTCAGATTATACACCAGTGTTTCCAGGGACGAAAACAACAAGGTTTGCCGCATTACAGACAGGTCATCACTTAGCGGATTGAGAAGAGTGACGTCGTCTCCGGTTAAAGATTGCCGGATGGCATCGTTATAAGCAGGTCGGGTCAATGACAGCGTCAGGATTTCGTAGAATCCATTGGCCGCCATGAGTTGGCTTACACGGCTCTGCCATTGATCAGGGTCCGTTTTAGGGAATTCAGAGAGCGAGTCAGCCGAAAGATTCGCCGAAAGCGGTATGTTATCTAACCCGTAAATGCGAAGAATCTCTTCGATCACGTCGGCTTCCCGCGTCACATCGACGCGGTAGGGCGGCACAATCGCTATGAAACCATCGTCTTCGATTGATTCAGCCTGAATATCCAGGGCGTCCAGAATCCGGTGAATCTCGGTATGGTCAATCTTGATGCCAATTAACCGGTCGATGTTACGGTAGCGAACCGGCACCCGGAACGCATCAATAGGCGTTGGGTAGATGTCGGTAATTGCCGAACTAACGGTTCCGCCAGCCACTTCCTGAATAAGCAAAGCCGCCCGCTTGAGTGCAAAGATTGTAATGTTCGGGTCGATGCCCCGCTCGAAGCGAAACGAAGCATCGGTTTTCAGACCATGGTGTTGCGCGGTTTTGCGGATAGACGTTGGTGAGAAATAAGCCGATTCGAGAAAAATGCTGGTTGTCTGCGCGGACACGCCGGAGTACTGACCGCCAAATACACCCGCGATGCACATGGGTTTTTCGGCATCACAAATCATCAGGTCCGTGGCCGTGAGTTTACGTTCTACACCATCCAGTGTAACAAATGGCGTGCCTTCGGGTAGCGTTTTAACGATGACCTGATTGCCCGAAATTTTTGCCGCATCAAAAGCATGCAGTGGCTGCCCCAAATCGTGGCAAACGAAATTCGTTACATCCACAATGTTGTTGATGGGGTTGAGGCCAATACTCAACAACCGTTGTTTGAGCCAATCCGGCGATTCGCCGACCGTTAGGCCACTCAGGGTAAGGCCTGCATACCGTGGGCAGGCCGTTGTGTCGTCGACCTGTACATTAAGCGTTAAATCAGTGTTATTGATAGCGAACGCATCAACCGAAGGCAACCGAAGCGGGCGATTTAAAACGGCTTTCAGGTCTCGGGCTGTTCCCAGGTGAGAAGCCGCATCGATGCGGTTGGGCGTCAGGCCAATCGCGATCTGGTAATCAGCTTCGAGATTGAAGTAACGGGCGGCCGGTGTACCGTTGGGCATCCGGGACGCCGGACCTTCCATATCGAGTACCATGATCCCCGCATGCGATGTACCTAACCCGATTTCGTCTTCAGCGCAGATCATCCCTTCGGAAGCTGCTCCACGAATTTTAGCTTTCTTTATTTGGAACGCATCTCCTGCGGTGGGGTGAAGTGTTGCTCCGACAAGGGCTACCACAACTTTCTGGCCAGCCGCCACATTGGGGGCGCCACAAACAATAGGCAGCGGCTGATCGGCACCTACATCAACCGTGGTTAAACTTAGTTTATCCGCATCCGGGTGTTTGACGCAGGTAAGTATCTCACCAATAACGACGCCCTCCAGCCCTCCGGGCACGGCGTTTATTTTCTCAATTCCTTCAACTTCCAGGCCCGTTGATGTCAGTAATTTACCAACTTCTTCGGGTGACTCAGGCAATTCAATGAACTCTTGTAACCATTTATAGGAAACTTCCATACAGCGGCAAAGCAGATTATTACCGCAAAGTTAGCCAATTGCTTGATTGCACCTGCAGTAAATTGACGGCAAAAAACTGGGCGGTCTCTCAGACCTGTTATTCGTGAGTAATATATTTCTCACCTGCCTTCACCGCAATTGGGAGTTTATTTTCGCCAGGGGGAAGCGGGCAGGCATATCTTGGGTTGTAGGCACAATATGGGTTATACGCCGTGTTGAAGTCAATAATTGCCTGACTATCTGTTAGTTGATTTGGGTCAAGCTCAATATAACGGCCACCACCGTATGTTTCTTTACCCGAAGTCGCGTCCCGAAACAAAATGGAATAGGTATTGGCGAGTTTGACAACCAGTAATCGATGCGCTTCGCCGTTCAGACTAAACACGGCATGGGCAAATTTTTCGTATACTTCCTCACTGCCGTCACTCATGCTGACAACCAGTTTTTGCGTTTTATCGGCAAAGGGTTCAAGCCGGGCAACAACGCGGTAGGTGGGGTCAGGAGCAAAATAACTAAGTCCGTTGAACGATGATTTATCCTGAATAGGAGACTCGCCATTCGTGCGCATGAACTGATCTTTCTCTGTACGCTTTGTCGTTAGTTCCTGACGGTACGTTTCTGGCTTAACCGTTGCCTCTAAACCACTCGCGGAGGTCATGTTGCCACCATCAAAAAAGGTGAAATACAACACTATTAACGTGAGTAAAAATAACCCTGTAAGAAAAAATTTATTTCTTAACATAACCAAATGATCATAAATTGACTTTAACTAAAATTAAGTATTCTAATGGTGACTGGCAGCCAAGAGATTTTGAGTAATTGTACTCAGCTTTGTTGATTGCGTTACATTTGCTTTGTATAGTTTTTTGATATATTTAAAGCCTTAAATGAATACTTCCTTTTTCAAATCTAAAATTTACGCTTAGAATGGCCAAACTCTATGAATTGAAAACATTTGAATCCAATACCGGAAACTTAACTGTTTTTGAAGGAATTATTCCGGGTGTTATTCAACGCGTCTTTTATATTTATGAAGCTGGGCACACTGCCCGGGCAGGCCATCGGCATCACCGCACCTGGCAGGCACTCGTTTGCCTGAGTGGCAGTTGCCGTG
It encodes:
- a CDS encoding DUF1684 domain-containing protein; the encoded protein is MLRNKFFLTGLFLLTLIVLYFTFFDGGNMTSASGLEATVKPETYRQELTTKRTEKDQFMRTNGESPIQDKSSFNGLSYFAPDPTYRVVARLEPFADKTQKLVVSMSDGSEEVYEKFAHAVFSLNGEAHRLLVVKLANTYSILFRDATSGKETYGGGRYIELDPNQLTDSQAIIDFNTAYNPYCAYNPRYACPLPPGENKLPIAVKAGEKYITHE
- the pheT gene encoding phenylalanine--tRNA ligase subunit beta; its protein translation is MEVSYKWLQEFIELPESPEEVGKLLTSTGLEVEGIEKINAVPGGLEGVVIGEILTCVKHPDADKLSLTTVDVGADQPLPIVCGAPNVAAGQKVVVALVGATLHPTAGDAFQIKKAKIRGAASEGMICAEDEIGLGTSHAGIMVLDMEGPASRMPNGTPAARYFNLEADYQIAIGLTPNRIDAASHLGTARDLKAVLNRPLRLPSVDAFAINNTDLTLNVQVDDTTACPRYAGLTLSGLTVGESPDWLKQRLLSIGLNPINNIVDVTNFVCHDLGQPLHAFDAAKISGNQVIVKTLPEGTPFVTLDGVERKLTATDLMICDAEKPMCIAGVFGGQYSGVSAQTTSIFLESAYFSPTSIRKTAQHHGLKTDASFRFERGIDPNITIFALKRAALLIQEVAGGTVSSAITDIYPTPIDAFRVPVRYRNIDRLIGIKIDHTEIHRILDALDIQAESIEDDGFIAIVPPYRVDVTREADVIEEILRIYGLDNIPLSANLSADSLSEFPKTDPDQWQSRVSQLMAANGFYEILTLSLTRPAYNDAIRQSLTGDDVTLLNPLSDDLSVMRQTLLFSSLETLVYNLNRRQKDLKTFEFGKVYHKVKLEDGSPKYVERMRLSLAMIGNQNPESWLQKGQPVAYHDLATAVQRVLNLFRIKSFETQPADTTLFQYGLTYVVNKKPLVSLGLVNAKLTKLVDLKQPVFYADFDWQALLKLASGKIRYEEVSRFPEVRRDLSLVIDKAISFEQISRLARQTERKLLRTINVFDVYEGENLGEGKKAYSVNFMLQDTAQTLTDVTIDKTMQRLMAAFEQELGAVIRK
- a CDS encoding cell division protein ZapA translates to MEELPIRVKIADRFYKLAVEPESEAIVREAAKLIQDELKQYRERGLSDTQEALAMIAFDCLVTKLRGERQMQRLQQMVFDKITQLDQVVTPVIST